CTTAGGAAGGTAAGAGGAAGGTACATGCCTACCCTCCCCAGCGTCCACTTGTGGAATTGCACTAGTATGTTGTTGGAATTGATTGCAGAATACTCGAATTGCAATTCAGAAGTTCTTTCTTTAGCTTTAATTTGCTCAATGAACGTGAATTTAGTTATGTTTGGAGCTGCAATAAACATTTAGATGTTGGATTAAATGAACCCAAATTGCAGGCTATGGGTATAAAGGATTCTTGTAGTCTGCCCAAAGTATTTTGTAGTTTGAATGGTAAACATTTAGGGGTTTTGTGAAGTTTTTGACAAGGGtttcttctttcattcttttctttttgaaccTTTCTAAATGTCAGTATACAAAGTTAAATTCTCTGAATTGACTACGCAATGCTGaagttgaaaatttgaaaagaataacTTTATTACAGAAGTAGATTGAACGGAAaggaaaataggttctttgaaggAGTAGGGTGAAGGAGGGGTTGTCCTGAACAGTAGCCATGGTGCAAAGTGTGTCAATGAGTACTCTTGCAACTTCTAGATATTGCGGATTTTGTGGATCCACCTGTTTGAGGAGGCAGTTTggacaaataaaagaaaccacGATAGGTTTTGGGGAAAGTCAATTTGTTTGGAATGATCGTCGGAAAAACTTATCCTTTGCAACCAACATTGATATGCTAAAGCCAAGAAATTTGAGGGTTCAAGCTGGATGGTTGTTTAAAGGAGGTGACAAAAGCTCAGAAGCAAGCATTGAGCGTAGCGAGAATGCCAATGAAGATATATTGATGTTCTTTTTTCAGCTTGACCTGGCTACACGCGTGCAGGTTAGCATCTAGCTCTGTGATGTGCTGTAGTTTATTTGCTATATCTTCGATCATTGCTTCATCAGTGCCTATCCTGCTTTATGCACAGTATGCTTTGAATGTGGAGCAGTATGAAATTGCACAACAACTAAGAGAGAAGCTCACTGAGGTTAGTTTATGCAGATAATAAATGTCCTGTTTTCATCTCATCTTTTACTTATTTCCCATTATCAGCTTTAAGCAACTGTTCTTCTTGCGATTTTattggatttgatttttggACTTTGGTTCTCCAAAGTTGGATAAGCCAACGGATAGATGAGAATTGTTTACTGACAAGAATCAGCGTGCTGCTTATATGCTTGTGAAGGTGGAAACAGAGGTTTTGAAGCAGCAGGAATCCAGAAGGGGATCAGCCTCAAAGAGTGAAGCTCAAGATATGGCTATAAGCATCTTGCGTCTACGGTAAGCATACTCAcattctttttgatattttttccaaaagctTTGAGTGCTGGATATCAAGCTATTTCTTGAATTGATTACAAAGATTCTATGTATAGTATGTTCCAAAGGTACCTTTTGAAGCATCTCTGATCAGCTTTTGCTTCATCCAGTGCAGACCTGCAGAATGCAGTTCAGAGTGAAAATTATGATTTGGCAGCTAAATTACGAGATGAAATTTCCAAGCTTGAGGCAGAGTCTCTGACTACATCGATAAGAGCTCAGGCATATGAAAATGCTCAATATGCATTTCGATTAGGCCAGAAAGTGAAGCACAAGAATTTTGGTATGGAATCTTTAACTTTTGGAGTGGAAGGAACAGCCTTTGTCTAATTCAAAAGATAACCAAATGTAAAAACAGATATACAGATCCTCATATGTTCTCCATATAATTAACTTGTGCCTAAAagtgatatataaatttgagaTCCATTATCAAGCTTCCTGGTAGGATCGTCAAATCttgatgatttgattaattTGCAGTATTTCATGGCAGAAGTTTTACATTGTAACTGCATGAACTACTTGAACGTCACTGACTGATCAACCCTTGCTTATTTCTGGTGTTGACTTGTGAGGATACATCATCAGGAAGTGCCTTCAATATTATCTTTTAGTGATGTGCAATACCTTGCATGGAGTGATGTGCTATACCTTGCATGGACATCTTGTGGCTCAATGTATCGAATGATATAACTATTCTCCTGACACATTGCTTCCTCCTGTAAAGATTCCCTTTACTGACATTCATGGAACCCCTAGATTCAGCTCAATTAGTAAAAGTTACTCAAGTTATTTATAGTATTGAACCCTTATGTTGTGACTTCAGGATATCGTGGTGTTATATGTGGGATGGACCCAATATGTTGTGAATCGAATTCATGGATGGAAAATGCTCAAGTAGAAAAGTTGACTCGTGGTCCTGATCAGCCCTTTTATCAGGTTTTGTTTGGATCTTGTAACGTAAAAATATGTTTCATCTATTGCAAGCAAAGATCAATTCAATTTATCTATCTGAGCATGGTCTAGTATCAACAGTAATTCTTTGCGGCTACATCCCAAGGAAAGATCAAATAACTTTCTAGCTGTGTGTCAAATTGCCAACCACCTTTTGTACTTTGTAGTCCCCTTCCTCCTTAATATCTGAAATTTACCGCTTATGCTGTAGAGTTCCTGTTCCTAGCTTCGTCGTCTCATAATAATCACAAATGTTGCATATGTTACTGTGTATTAACCTGATAATTTACAAACTTCTGTGTGGGTCTCTAGCAACTGTAGCCTTGAGCATACATGACAATTTTTCAACCTGTTTAcaaacatagaaaaataattttacctcTAGGCCCTCATTTTTACAAGTTCAAAGAACGATCTCGAATGACGTGGAAGTTTGACGTCTTTTAGAGTTAGGTACCCGAATGATGACCCCCAGTGCAAAAACTATATGAGCTTCACCTAAGAAACATTTTCCTGATACAATTAAAAGAATTGTTAGAAACTTCTTATGCATCCTGTGCAAGTTCTTGATCCTAATCCACAGTCAAACTTCAGCTCTCATTTTTCTGCGTTAGAGGGCCTGAAAGTGGTGCGGCTCCAAGTgatatttctttagttattatttctGATCTTTTTAGTAGACtaaatatagatatattttcAGGTGCTGGTGGATGTACATACAGATCCCAATCTGTTAGTGGCATATGGTAAGTGAAATTGGTGACCATGAATAAGCATTTCTAATACCTAGATAGTTAGTATGAGCCAAGAAAGGTCCATATACTGTATGGAATTGTGTCTCATTAGTCTGATAATTGTTCATCATGCAGTACCTGAGGAAAGTCTAGTGGCGCCTAGCGAACCAGATAAGGTATGTATACATCTAATCTGAAATTACAACACAAAAAGTTGTCATTCAATCTCTAACTTGGTGAAAAGCTCAACCACGTGCAGGATCGATTTGATCATCCCTACACCTCATTCTTATTTTTTGGGATGGATGCTGCCGGAGATTTCATACCAATCAAGCAGCTGCGAGAGAAGTACAACAAGCCTCGGCATGAGGTGCCTTATGATCCGGACAATGAGAAGAGTGGAGAAAGTTCCTAGATGCGACCAGGAGTTCTGTTCCCCTCTAAGCAATTTCTGGATATATGAGAAATTTTCTTGAGTGAAGAGAAATGCCTTCCTTCCCCTCTTTCCATTATGGTGGGGTTTACCTCATCTTGAAAGACTGCAAAATATGTTTTCTGCACAATGTCCTTAGAATACACAACACGATTGTGGAGGCTCTTGTATTGTTCTGGAGATTTTGGATGACCATGACCAAAGTTTATTGAGCTTCTGTTATTGTCAGCTTGTTTCAACAGAAAATGGTCAATGTATATTCATGTTTTACTGCAAATGCCCTTTATATTTtccgttctttttttttcttcaatttgggTTCAATTGACATATATACGCCCTCGAATGTGGATAAGTAAGCACTTAAATTTGtactataaaattaaacaagtagacACATTTATTCCATATAGCGTCCTATGTGGAAATGTTGTCCTAGTTTCTCCTCATTGGAGCTTAATTAAATTCTGATTTGTGCCTAGAAGTCGCACATGGAAATAAAAATTGTGTCCTAGTCTCTCCAAATTGGAGCTCGATTAAATTTGGATTTGTGCCCAGAAGTCCCAAATGGAAATTTTGTGTCATGGTCTCCCCAAATTAAAGTTTGATTAAATTCGAATTTGCATTTTGAAGTCTCATATTGGGGTAAAACattctctaaaaaaaatgattcaaacTCGACACTTTGATAGTATTTACCATTCCATTGCACCTCTGattagtaattttttatcgGCGTTTGAAACATCAATATCAATTAATTGGACTTTACATCATACGTTAGTTATTCAtacaacaatacaatataaaaaaagttaattttacttagacactttaactcaagaaaaacacattacaaaaataaaaaacaaattagtCGACTAACTAGTATATTTTCCCTCCCAACTGTCAGTAGGAAAATGAAGTCTCATATATTCTCCCTCCAAAAATGATGGAACTCATTGAACTAAAATTCAAGAATGATACAGTATATGCCACTGTTCAGATCATGTACAAGCTCAAAATCAGTAGCACAACTTCATGCACATCTCATCATCAATGGTCTCCGCAAAGATCCACTTGCTTCCACCAAGCTGATAGAGTCTTATTCCCAAATGGGTTCCCTTAAAACTTCAAGACGAGTCTTTGAAACATTCCCGAACCCAGATTCTTTCATGTGGGGTGTAATAATCAAGTGCCATGTTTGGAATAACTTCTTTCAAGAAGCCATTTTTCTTTACCACACTATGCTTTGTCAACTATCTGAAACCAGTAGTTTCATTTACCCTTCAGTTCTGAGAGCTATTTCTGCAACTGGTGATCTGAATGTTGGTCGGAAAGTTCATGGAAGGATTTTGAAATGCGGGTTTGAGTTTGATTCTGTTGTTGTGACGGCGTTATTGAGTATGTATGGTGAACTTGGGTGGACAGTTTATGCAAGGAAGTTGTTTGATGAAATGTCTGTGAAGGATGTTGTTTCGTGGAGTTCGATTATTTCGAGCTATGTACGTAATGGGAAAGGTGAGGAAGGATTGGAGATTTTTGGGGATTTGGTTAAGGAGGGTGTTGAAATTGATTCAGTAGCTTTGCTTAGTGCAGTTGAGGGTTGTGGTGAGTTGGGTGTATGGAGAGTAGGGAAATCTGTTCATGGTTATATATTGAGAAAGAATATTCAGAGTGATGGGTCTTTGATAAACTCGCTTGTTGCAATGTATGGAAAATGTGGCGATACGTGTAGTGCAGAGTTGCTTTTTCGTAATGCTGTTGATAAGAGTACTTATACTTGGACAGCAATGATGTCCTGCTACAATCAGAATGGTTGCTATCATGAAGCGCTGGCGTTGTTTGTTAAGATGCATGAGTTTGATATGGAATACAATGAAGTTACTGTTATGGCTGTTTTATGTTCTTGTGCTAGGTTGGGTTGGCTAAACGAAGGGAAGTCTATACATGGTTTTATAGTTAGAAATGCTTTTGATTGTGGCAATGATCTTCTAGGCTCAGCATTGGTTGACTTGTATGCTAACTGTGGCAAGCTAAGTGATTGCCACAAGGTATTTGGTTCGTCTCAAGACAGACATATCGTCTCATGGAATATGCTCATATCAGGTTATGTGCAGGAAGGATTTTCTGATAAGGCATTGACGCTTTTTGTGGATATGGTAAGAAAAGGAATATTGCCAGACTCGTATACTCTGGCAAGTGTCCTCTCAGCTTCTGGTGATATTGGGTTTTCGAAATTTGGCTGTCAAATTCATAGCCACGTTATCAGGACTGGCTTTTCAACAGAGTTCGTCCAGAATTCACTGATTGACATGTACAGTAAATGTGGACTTGTGGACTATGCGCTCGTGATATTCAAGGATATACAAGAAAGAAGTGTTGTGACTTGGAATTCAATGATGTGTGGACTTACCCAAAATGGTTTATCTCGTGAAGCTATTAGTCTCTTTGATGAGATATACTCAAACTCGAGCGGAATGGATGAAGTTACCTTCTTAGCTGCAATTCAAGCATGCTCCACTGTAGGATGGCTGGAGAAGGGAAAATGGATTCACCATAAGTTAATCATCTTTGATGTGAGGCATGATATGTATATCGATACTGCTCTGACAGATATGTATGCTAAATGTGGAGATCTCCGGATGGCTCGAAGAGTTTTTGATAGTATGTCTGAAAGGAGCATAATATCTTGGAGTGCCATGATAGGTGGTTATGGAATGCACGGTCAAATCAATGATGCCATCTCACTCTTTCATGAA
This DNA window, taken from Solanum lycopersicum chromosome 5, SLM_r2.1, encodes the following:
- the LOC101251378 gene encoding putative pentatricopeptide repeat-containing protein At1g69350, mitochondrial → MIQYMPLFRSCTSSKSVAQLHAHLIINGLRKDPLASTKLIESYSQMGSLKTSRRVFETFPNPDSFMWGVIIKCHVWNNFFQEAIFLYHTMLCQLSETSSFIYPSVLRAISATGDLNVGRKVHGRILKCGFEFDSVVVTALLSMYGELGWTVYARKLFDEMSVKDVVSWSSIISSYVRNGKGEEGLEIFGDLVKEGVEIDSVALLSAVEGCGELGVWRVGKSVHGYILRKNIQSDGSLINSLVAMYGKCGDTCSAELLFRNAVDKSTYTWTAMMSCYNQNGCYHEALALFVKMHEFDMEYNEVTVMAVLCSCARLGWLNEGKSIHGFIVRNAFDCGNDLLGSALVDLYANCGKLSDCHKVFGSSQDRHIVSWNMLISGYVQEGFSDKALTLFVDMVRKGILPDSYTLASVLSASGDIGFSKFGCQIHSHVIRTGFSTEFVQNSLIDMYSKCGLVDYALVIFKDIQERSVVTWNSMMCGLTQNGLSREAISLFDEIYSNSSGMDEVTFLAAIQACSTVGWLEKGKWIHHKLIIFDVRHDMYIDTALTDMYAKCGDLRMARRVFDSMSERSIISWSAMIGGYGMHGQINDAISLFHEMVNSGIKPNDIILTNILSACSHSGYLNEGKYFFNLMINLSIEPKPEHFACLVDLLSRAGDIDKAYEVITSMPFPVDVSIWGALINGCRIHKRMDIIKMMQQRLENMQTDDTGYYTLLSNIYAEEGEWNESRMVRSKMRSLGLKKVDGYSMIEVEKRIPA
- the LOC101251088 gene encoding clp protease adapter protein ClpF, chloroplastic isoform X2 produces the protein MVQSVSMSTLATSRYCGFCGSTCLRRQFGQIKETTIGFGESQFVWNDRRKNLSFATNIDMLKPRNLRVQAGWLFKGGDKSSEASIERSENANEDILMFFFQLDLATRVQYALNVEQYEIAQQLREKLTEVETEVLKQQESRRGSASKSEAQDMAISILRLRADLQNAVQSENYDLAAKLRDEISKLEAESLTTSIRAQAYENAQYAFRLGQKVKHKNFGYRGVICGMDPICCESNSWMENAQVEKLTRGPDQPFYQVLFGSCNSDNCSSCST
- the LOC101251088 gene encoding clp protease adapter protein ClpF, chloroplastic isoform X1, with the protein product MVQSVSMSTLATSRYCGFCGSTCLRRQFGQIKETTIGFGESQFVWNDRRKNLSFATNIDMLKPRNLRVQAGWLFKGGDKSSEASIERSENANEDILMFFFQLDLATRVQYALNVEQYEIAQQLREKLTEVETEVLKQQESRRGSASKSEAQDMAISILRLRADLQNAVQSENYDLAAKLRDEISKLEAESLTTSIRAQAYENAQYAFRLGQKVKHKNFGYRGVICGMDPICCESNSWMENAQVEKLTRGPDQPFYQVLVDVHTDPNLLVAYVPEESLVAPSEPDKDRFDHPYTSFLFFGMDAAGDFIPIKQLREKYNKPRHEVPYDPDNEKSGESS